One stretch of Chroococcidiopsis sp. CCMEE 29 DNA includes these proteins:
- the istB gene encoding IS21-like element helper ATPase IstB, protein MTDSYSIKPPSSESETLPLLLKSLRLPYMKRQWQEMEKQAIQQGWSYGQFLHALCEYEQQQRYTSRVERYLHESQLPRAKSFANFDFTCCPSINQALVMQLAQDCRWLQRGKNLLSFGPSGVGKTHLASAVGRSVIELGQRVKFTCATFLVQQLLQAKADLQLPHFLAKLDKYDLLVIDDIGYVKKSEVETSVLFELISHRYEIKSLLITANQTFSDWDTIFADATMTVAAVDRLVHHATIIEIQTQSFRQKTALARSNSHDSNRTE, encoded by the coding sequence ATGACCGACTCTTACAGCATCAAGCCCCCTAGTAGCGAGAGCGAAACCTTACCGCTGCTGTTGAAATCGTTGCGACTACCTTACATGAAACGGCAGTGGCAGGAGATGGAGAAACAAGCTATTCAACAAGGTTGGTCTTATGGTCAATTTCTCCATGCTTTATGCGAATACGAACAGCAACAACGTTATACCAGTCGGGTCGAGCGCTATTTACACGAGTCCCAACTGCCTCGTGCTAAATCTTTCGCTAATTTTGACTTCACCTGCTGCCCCAGCATCAATCAAGCACTGGTAATGCAGCTTGCTCAGGACTGTCGATGGTTGCAACGGGGCAAAAACTTATTGAGTTTTGGACCTTCTGGGGTGGGGAAAACGCATTTAGCTTCAGCAGTAGGACGCTCTGTGATTGAGTTGGGACAACGGGTCAAATTTACCTGTGCTACTTTTTTAGTCCAGCAACTGCTACAGGCTAAAGCCGATCTACAACTGCCCCATTTCCTTGCCAAACTCGACAAGTACGATCTGCTGGTGATTGATGACATTGGTTATGTCAAAAAATCAGAGGTAGAAACCTCTGTCCTATTTGAGTTAATTTCTCACCGCTACGAAATCAAAAGCCTTTTGATTACTGCTAATCAGACTTTCAGTGATTGGGACACTATATTTGCTGATGCCACCATGACTGTAGCTGCTGTCGATCGCTTGGTTCATCATGCAACTATCATTGAAATCCAAACACAAAGTTTTCGTCAAAAGACTGCCCTGGCTCGTTCAAATTCTCATGACTCTAACCGGACAGAGTAA
- a CDS encoding IS630 family transposase (programmed frameshift), whose protein sequence is MPEKFIVNLNTEEREYLHQLTHKGKCPARVFKRAHILLLADEGHADETIAQMLHVGESTVHRTRQKCVDGGVKFALSEQPRPGGKRKLDGRAEAFLIATACSDAPTGQKRWTMQMLADRLVELQLVDSISDETVRRVLEKNDIKPWLNQQWCISQVNADFIWRMEEVLDLYEQPYNPCEPVVCFDERPVQLVSETRTPLPREPGKPKRYDYEYKREGTCNLFAFFQPLAQWRHIKVTDQRTAQDFALCMQYLVDVLFPFAHLIHVVLDNLNTHTPAALYQTFDAVEARRILEKLQFHYTPVHGSWLNMVELELSVLSGQCLERRIPSTEELSREVAAWEASRNQAQASVNWRFTNTQARIKLERLYPQPSLSESSLSKL, encoded by the exons ATGCCAGAAAAATTCATTGTCAACCTCAATACAGAAGAACGAGAATACTTGCATCAATTAACGCATAAGGGTAAATGTCCAGCTCGTGTGTTCAAGCGAGCACATATCCTGTTGCTTGCCGATGAAGGACATGCTGATGAAACAATTGCTCAAATGCTACATGTGGGAGAATCAACGGTACATCGGACTCGTCAAAAGTGTGTAGATGGTGGAGTTAAGTTTGCCTTGAGCGAGCAACCTCGTCCAGGCGGAAAACGTAAATTGGATGGACGCGCAGAAGCTTTTCTGATAGCAACGGCTTGTAGTGATGCGCCGACAGGACAGAAACGATGGACGATGCAGATGTTAGCAGATCGCCTCGTGGAACTACAGCTAGTGGACAGCATCTCAGACGAGACGGTACGACGAGTGTTAGAAAAAA ACGACATCAAGCCGTGGTTAAACCAACAGTGGTGCATTTCACAGGTGAATGCAGATTTTATCTGGCGGATGGAGGAGGTTTTAGACTTGTACGAGCAACCCTACAATCCATGTGAGCCGGTGGTTTGCTTTGATGAGCGCCCCGTGCAACTAGTGAGCGAAACCCGCACCCCACTTCCTCGAGAACCAGGAAAACCAAAGCGTTATGACTATGAGTACAAGCGTGAAGGCACGTGCAATCTATTTGCCTTTTTTCAACCGTTAGCACAGTGGCGACATATCAAAGTGACTGACCAACGCACTGCACAAGATTTTGCCTTGTGTATGCAGTATTTGGTGGATGTCTTATTCCCATTTGCACACCTAATTCATGTTGTGTTGGACAACTTGAACACCCATACGCCCGCTGCTTTGTATCAAACCTTTGACGCGGTTGAAGCTCGTCGTATTCTCGAGAAGTTACAGTTTCACTACACTCCAGTTCATGGCAGTTGGTTAAATATGGTCGAACTGGAACTATCGGTTTTATCTGGTCAATGTTTAGAGCGTCGCATTCCGTCCACTGAAGAACTGTCTAGAGAAGTCGCAGCATGGGAAGCATCTCGTAATCAGGCTCAAGCAAGCGTGAACTGGCGTTTCACTAACACTCAAGCACGAATCAAGCTAGAACGTTTGTATCCTCAACCAAGCCTGTCAGAATCTAGCCTGTCAAAATTGTAG
- a CDS encoding IS5 family transposase → MNSKIAQTLSQLQFKRRFGVQPDTFKHIIKALKPAWRATPKPGAKPKLGIEQRVLIALEYWREYRTYFHIGSSWGVSESTVCRIVHWVEDRLMASGQFRLPGKKQLVRGFGQPAVVVMDVTETPIERPKRHQRWFYSGKKKQHTLKCQLVIEQTTGRIICTYFGKGRRHDFKLFQASGIHFHPQIESLQDKGYQGIQKLHANSHLPHKKPRGGQLTPAQKLDNRALARRRVVIEQTNRCLKIFRILAERYRNRRRRFGLRCNLIAALYNYECSQAA, encoded by the coding sequence ATGAATTCTAAAATAGCTCAAACACTATCACAATTACAATTCAAACGTCGCTTCGGCGTGCAACCAGATACATTCAAGCACATCATCAAAGCTCTCAAACCTGCCTGGAGAGCCACACCAAAACCAGGTGCCAAGCCGAAACTGGGCATTGAACAGCGAGTGCTAATTGCTTTAGAGTATTGGCGGGAGTATCGCACCTACTTCCACATTGGCAGCAGTTGGGGCGTGAGTGAATCAACCGTCTGCCGCATCGTTCATTGGGTTGAAGATAGGTTAATGGCATCAGGACAATTTCGCCTGCCTGGGAAGAAACAGTTGGTGCGTGGATTTGGTCAGCCAGCTGTCGTGGTGATGGATGTGACCGAAACGCCGATTGAACGACCGAAGCGTCACCAACGCTGGTTCTATTCTGGCAAGAAGAAGCAACATACGCTCAAATGCCAACTAGTGATCGAGCAAACAACTGGACGAATTATTTGCACCTACTTTGGTAAAGGACGACGGCATGACTTCAAGCTGTTTCAAGCTTCAGGGATTCACTTCCACCCACAAATCGAAAGCTTGCAAGACAAGGGGTATCAGGGTATCCAAAAGTTACATGCTAACAGTCATCTACCTCACAAGAAGCCTAGAGGCGGACAACTCACGCCGGCGCAAAAGTTAGATAATCGAGCCTTAGCCCGTCGTCGAGTTGTAATTGAGCAAACCAATCGTTGCTTGAAAATCTTCCGCATTCTAGCGGAGCGCTATCGCAACCGGCGGCGGCGCTTCGGGTTGCGCTGTAATCTCATTGCTGCCTTATACAACTACGAATGCTCTCAAGCTGCTTGA
- a CDS encoding DUF3102 domain-containing protein, producing the protein MQHLKSFLGYKRYSVATIRGISLSIVRVIPMPATASPQVQKNFDYASLDAATSRFVQQQTGEIRALMKRTAQGIVEIGQKLIEVKERIGHGQFGLWLNAEFEWSQDTATNFIRVAQRFGGNPKFSEFAPSALYLLAAPSTPDTVRQEALARAEAGEFITYSSAKALKQKYAPAPAKTELQAVSQPQPTSIPAPALGSRPKQEIVAILPHKQGTTLCEVTRVMSPHPEQILSIPQSPKAESEQPGVWWQLGGKHLLYCGNPNSSEFVGRVTEEVHLVQLLFAFPPTPDWQPAIQARARVIVEHYLLQGKSSDQLDEILESNILFCSRLSDLVICCFLPTNESFSVVNRLDRRGFFAEPDVKRCNAIITDWKKAGLKAERVN; encoded by the coding sequence ATGCAACACTTGAAAAGTTTTCTTGGCTACAAGCGCTACTCCGTAGCTACAATTAGAGGCATCAGCCTCTCAATCGTTCGTGTAATTCCCATGCCAGCTACTGCCAGCCCTCAAGTCCAAAAGAATTTTGATTATGCCAGCCTTGATGCTGCAACTTCTCGGTTTGTCCAGCAGCAGACTGGTGAAATTCGGGCATTAATGAAGCGGACTGCTCAGGGCATTGTTGAAATTGGGCAGAAACTGATTGAGGTCAAGGAAAGAATAGGGCATGGGCAGTTTGGTTTGTGGCTGAATGCTGAGTTTGAGTGGAGTCAGGATACCGCCACTAATTTCATCCGAGTGGCACAACGCTTTGGTGGCAATCCGAAATTTTCGGAATTCGCGCCTTCTGCTCTTTACTTGCTTGCTGCACCCTCTACTCCAGACACTGTCCGCCAAGAGGCGCTTGCTCGTGCTGAAGCTGGTGAATTCATTACCTACTCAAGCGCCAAAGCGCTCAAGCAGAAGTACGCTCCGGCTCCGGCTAAGACAGAACTACAGGCAGTCTCACAACCACAACCCACCTCGATACCTGCTCCTGCTCTCGGATCTCGCCCCAAGCAGGAAATTGTAGCTATTCTGCCTCACAAGCAAGGCACGACTCTTTGTGAAGTAACTAGAGTTATGTCTCCCCATCCAGAGCAAATCCTCTCTATTCCACAATCGCCTAAGGCAGAATCTGAGCAGCCTGGGGTTTGGTGGCAGCTAGGCGGAAAGCATTTACTCTACTGCGGCAACCCTAATTCGTCTGAATTCGTAGGGCGAGTAACGGAAGAAGTGCACTTAGTACAGTTATTGTTTGCTTTTCCCCCAACTCCAGATTGGCAACCTGCCATTCAAGCTAGAGCGAGAGTGATTGTAGAGCATTACTTACTTCAAGGTAAAAGCTCAGATCAGCTCGATGAAATCTTGGAATCAAATATTCTATTTTGCTCTCGGCTGTCAGATCTAGTAATCTGTTGCTTTCTTCCCACAAATGAGAGTTTTTCAGTTGTTAATCGACTAGACCGTCGAGGTTTTTTCGCTGAGCCTGATGTCAAGCGCTGCAATGCCATCATCACTGATTGGAAAAAGGCAGGTCTGAAAGCCGAACGTGTGAATTAG
- a CDS encoding helix-turn-helix transcriptional regulator codes for MARRSIPGSNKRKQPATKARSRKPSSRQTVHKQDSNKHHQLADRPQTSPDLFLNATSTSMASALPIWEASSILTQRKDLPWSADPNGKLCYTKEVENGKGAALFWVTEDLEHDYPATLAGAAALAVIDAFDIRAACMHLIYAAHATQLDQPWEQEFVIDDRQIEDYLGLKKRTDKNRQQKLALIKEIAQQPCQITTFISWPAQGRARGFTISETRLWNMLEIQHHYDSDLFSNQELVGLTFRVKAGYWAKYFLNEEGRAELSTYCQTSILSKVLLADVMRVWQQREGAARLMIWLLFKTKIDMKHSLSVQTLMEIAYGPQKIEAARLDNRLRSKLANTWDEDLLVLHDRGWHLHFHSETYYPEIQPFAFGRSNHSRPRSFFEQLLSAQIWISPPDSLTQKFITPEIISRPQVQQTVLPVEAQCSLTGTEVRTLRNKKGWTQRQLASLTGLSQSLIQLIEKNQRTITRENQEILERTLKGEPGDSTTS; via the coding sequence ATGGCGCGTAGAAGTATACCTGGCAGCAACAAGCGCAAGCAACCTGCAACCAAAGCTCGAAGCCGCAAACCTTCCTCTCGGCAAACGGTTCACAAACAGGATAGCAACAAGCACCATCAGCTCGCGGATAGACCTCAAACTAGTCCCGATCTCTTCCTTAACGCAACTAGTACAAGCATGGCTTCGGCACTACCAATCTGGGAGGCAAGTAGCATCTTAACACAAAGGAAGGATCTACCTTGGAGCGCCGATCCCAATGGTAAATTGTGCTATACCAAGGAAGTTGAGAATGGTAAGGGAGCAGCCCTGTTCTGGGTAACTGAAGACCTAGAGCACGATTATCCAGCAACCCTGGCAGGAGCGGCCGCTCTAGCCGTTATCGATGCCTTTGACATTCGAGCGGCTTGTATGCACCTGATCTATGCTGCCCATGCTACACAGCTCGACCAACCCTGGGAACAGGAGTTTGTCATAGATGACAGACAGATAGAGGATTATCTTGGTCTCAAAAAGCGGACTGATAAGAACAGGCAACAAAAGTTAGCGCTGATTAAAGAGATCGCGCAGCAGCCTTGCCAAATCACGACCTTCATCTCTTGGCCAGCGCAGGGGAGAGCAAGAGGATTCACCATTTCAGAAACTCGGCTATGGAACATGCTGGAAATTCAGCACCACTATGATTCGGACTTATTTAGTAATCAAGAACTGGTAGGACTGACATTTAGAGTTAAGGCTGGCTACTGGGCCAAATACTTCCTTAATGAAGAGGGTCGTGCAGAGCTAAGTACCTACTGTCAGACCAGTATCCTCTCAAAAGTATTACTTGCGGATGTCATGCGGGTCTGGCAGCAGCGTGAGGGTGCTGCCAGATTGATGATTTGGCTCCTTTTTAAAACTAAAATTGATATGAAGCATTCGCTGTCGGTACAGACTCTAATGGAAATTGCATATGGTCCGCAAAAAATTGAAGCGGCAAGGTTGGACAACCGACTACGAAGCAAACTTGCGAACACCTGGGATGAAGACTTACTAGTACTACATGATAGAGGTTGGCATCTTCACTTTCATTCAGAAACTTATTACCCAGAAATCCAACCCTTTGCTTTTGGTCGAAGCAATCACTCCAGACCGCGCAGTTTCTTTGAGCAACTTCTATCAGCTCAAATTTGGATCAGTCCTCCTGATAGCCTCACTCAGAAATTTATCACCCCAGAGATAATCAGTAGACCTCAGGTACAACAAACAGTATTACCAGTAGAGGCTCAATGCTCCTTAACTGGCACTGAAGTTAGAACTCTGAGAAATAAAAAAGGCTGGACCCAGCGCCAATTAGCTTCACTCACAGGACTCAGCCAAAGCTTAATTCAGCTCATCGAGAAGAATCAACGTACCATTACCCGCGAGAACCAGGAGATTTTAGAACGTACTTTAAAGGGAGAACCTGGAGATTCGACAACATCATAA